TATCTTCAGTTCCTTTATCTTTAAATGATACTATCATTTTAGCATGATAACACGGCTATTATGCTAAAATGTCATGATTATAAATTTATTCTTGTTTAAAAAATATCGGCTGGGTCTGCGGAGTTTAATTTTCGCATAGCGATCGCGCCGGAAATCAAACACATGGTCAGTGTCAAAATTAAAACTAAAATTATCCGGTCAGGAGTCATAAATAGCGGTAATTTTGTTACATTGCGGGTAAAGGCATACATAAAAAAGGAAACAACACCACCAGGAACAAAACCGCAGATAGCTAATATTAATGCTTCTTGAAATACGACCAATAATAAATAGGTATTACGATAACCCATTGCTTTGAGTGTGGCATATTCAGGCAAGTGATCCATGACATCACTGTAAATAATTTGATAAACAATAATTACACCCACGAAAAAGCCGATGGTCACACCCAAGGAAAAGATAAAACCAATCGCGCCATTTTCTTGCCAATATTTCTTTTCAAAATCAATAAATTCTTGACGGGTGAAAACTTGCACATCATCAGTCAGGTAAGACTCCAAGGCTTTGGCGACTAAATCCGCATCACTACCCGGTTTGAGGTTAATTAAACCTAAATTAACTTGACCTGGTTGTTGTCCTGAAAAAATCCGCAAATAGTTTTGGTCACTAGTGATCACACTAGCATTAGCTACAAAAGAAGCGCCAACTTCATACAAACCGCCAATTTGCACTTTACGCCCTTGCAGTTCTGTGGTGACAGGTTTACCCTCAGCAATTTGTGCGATCGCCTGTTCATATTTTCCGCTAGAGTTGCGGTCAAATAACAGCGTGTTGGGATATTTAATCTGATCCAGTCTTTGATTTACTTCCGGTAAATTGAACGCTGGTTGTTCTGGATTAAAGCCGATGACTAAAATTGATTCATCCAGCTTCGTTTGGGGACTTTTCCAAACACCTAAGCGGACATACAAAGGATTAACAGACTCAATTTCCGAGAAGTTAGCAGCTTGAAACAAACGACGACGAGGAAAACTACTGAGAAGCCCGAAATTTTGCGCTTGGCGGCTCACCAACACCACATCAGCTTGTAAAAGTTCATGAAAGCGAGTATTACTATCATATAAAGCCGATTGAAAGCCTAACTGCATTAACATCAAAAAGTCAGCAAAAGTAATTCCACAAAGAGCTACTAAAAACCGGCCTTTTTGCTTCATTAATTGCCGCCAAGCTAAAGGAATTTTACGCTTAAACATACGGATAATAACTAATGACTAAGGACTAATGACTATTTCAACATTCACCTGAAGATTGGTAAAATTAGCCACTTGCTGACTAGAAGCTTCATCTAAACGAATTTTGGCTTCAATTACCCTGGCATCTGTAGCGGCCGTGGGGTCACTATCTAACACATCTTTCTTAGCCACCTTCAAGCCAATACGATCCACTGTGCCGCTTAATTCACCTTTAAAAGCATTACTAGAACTGGTAATGATCGCAGTTTGACCAGGGCGAATTTTAGCAATATCACTTTCATAGATTTCGGCGATCGCATACATCTGATCAGTTTCCCCAAGTTCGACAATTCCCTCCTCGCCGATGGTTTCACCGGGACGAGCTTGAACGCGGAGAATTTGACCTGCTTGGGGAGCGCGAATGTATGCGACATCCAGCTCAACTTGCATTTTTGCCACAGTGGCGATCGCACTATCGACTTCTGCTTGTGCTATGGCTACATCTGTAGGACGTACCTCTGCTGTTTGCTCTAAGGTGGCTTTGGCTTCTTGAATCTGTGCTGTGAGAGTGCGTTGAGTTCTGCCTAAACTGGCTTTAGCACCATTTAATTCCTCTTCGGCGGTTTTGACGGTTAATCTGCGAGTATCGAGGGCTGAAGCAGCGATCGCACCTTCCTGGTAAAGACTTTCATAGCGGCGAAATTCCATCTCTGCATTTTGTAACTCAGCTTCCAGACGAGCATTAGTAG
This genomic interval from Nodularia sp. LEGE 06071 contains the following:
- the devC gene encoding ABC transporter permease DevC, whose translation is MFKRKIPLAWRQLMKQKGRFLVALCGITFADFLMLMQLGFQSALYDSNTRFHELLQADVVLVSRQAQNFGLLSSFPRRRLFQAANFSEIESVNPLYVRLGVWKSPQTKLDESILVIGFNPEQPAFNLPEVNQRLDQIKYPNTLLFDRNSSGKYEQAIAQIAEGKPVTTELQGRKVQIGGLYEVGASFVANASVITSDQNYLRIFSGQQPGQVNLGLINLKPGSDADLVAKALESYLTDDVQVFTRQEFIDFEKKYWQENGAIGFIFSLGVTIGFFVGVIIVYQIIYSDVMDHLPEYATLKAMGYRNTYLLLVVFQEALILAICGFVPGGVVSFFMYAFTRNVTKLPLFMTPDRIILVLILTLTMCLISGAIAMRKLNSADPADIF
- a CDS encoding ABC exporter membrane fusion protein, with the translated sequence MLRNSEEIRKSSLFPPNLRWLVALGITSVMGMGAGVVYVTRPKTSPTPVVSTQVSPPVTPKINALGRLSPAGEVVRISAPTDPSGGSRVAQLLVDEGQQVRAGDVIAILDNRDRLQANLKEAQQQVRVARSRLDQVRAGAKQGEISAREATVRNLQAQLDGEIQTQEATNARLEAELQNAEMEFRRYESLYQEGAIAASALDTRRLTVKTAEEELNGAKASLGRTQRTLTAQIQEAKATLEQTAEVRPTDVAIAQAEVDSAIATVAKMQVELDVAYIRAPQAGQILRVQARPGETIGEEGIVELGETDQMYAIAEIYESDIAKIRPGQTAIITSSSNAFKGELSGTVDRIGLKVAKKDVLDSDPTAATDARVIEAKIRLDEASSQQVANFTNLQVNVEIVISP